A single Drosophila ananassae strain 14024-0371.13 chromosome 3L, ASM1763931v2, whole genome shotgun sequence DNA region contains:
- the LOC6495340 gene encoding alpha-tocopherol transfer protein-like produces MAELRPLSPELRRIAETELNEVEERVPADLVALRDWLSKQPHLKARQDDQFLVGFLRGCKFSLEKTKSKLDNFYTIKTLMPELFGNRTMDAKNIALCRTGTYVRLPKPWGPGGPRLQLTTYEKFDPKSFKMLDLFRFQTMISEQAISQDDSSNISGYIEIIDMGKLSLSFLAQLDFTLIKKMGVFAEKAQPTRLKGVHLINCPKEGVALLNLAKSLMPSKLQQRFHVYKNLDQLAEVIPREYLPEEFGGSNGRIADIAAEMEKGLLAYQNYFLEETKYGVNEQLRPGKRVTADTLFGVEGSFRKLDID; encoded by the exons ATGGCCGAGCTACGTCCCCTGAGTCCCGAACTGAGGCGCATCGCCGAAACGGAACTTAACGAAGTGGAGGAGCGAGTGCCCGCCGATCTGGTGGCTCTCAGGGATTGGCTGTCCAAGCAACCGCATCTGAAGGCCCGTCAGGATGACCAGTTCCTCGTGGGATTCCTGCGCGGCTGTAAGTTCAGTCTGGAGAAGACCAAATCCAAGCTGGATAACTTCTACACGATCAAGACCCTGATGCCGGAGCTATTCGGCAACAGAACAATGGATGCAAAGAACATAGCTCTGTGTAGAACGGG GACCTACGTACGATTGCCCAAACCCTGGGGTCCTGGTGGCCCCCGGTTACAGCTCACCACCTACGAGAAGTTCGATCCCAAGTCGTTCAAGATGTTGGACCTATTCCGGTTCCAGACCATGATTTCGGAGCAGGCCATCAGTCAGGATGACAGCAGCAATATAAGCGGTTACATCGAGATCATAGACATGGGAAAACTGAGTCTCAGCTTCCTGGCCCAGCTGGACTTTACTCTAATCAAGAAAATGGGAGTGTTTGCCGAAAAGGCTCAGCCCACCCGCCTGAAGGGCGTCCACTTGATCAACTGTCCCAAGGAGGGAGTGGCGCTCCTCAATCTGGCCAAGAGCCTCATGCCCAGCAAGCTACAGCAACGG TTTCACGTTTATAAAAATCTGGATCAACTGGCCGAGGTGATACCGCGGGAATATCTGCCGGAGGAGTTTGGTGGCTCCAACGGACGTATAGCTGACATTGCGGCGGAGATGGAGAAGGGATTGCTCGCCTACCAGAACTACTTCCTCGAGGAGACCAAGTACGGTGTCAATGAGCAGCTACGGCCCGGAAAACGAGTGACTGCCGACACCCTCTTTGGGGTGGAAGGCTCCTTCCGCAAACTCGACATCGATTAG
- the LOC6495341 gene encoding neuropeptide FF receptor 2 gives MTTFSTGEEFDFSKWDFPAERIWLHKPDAEITWKICTFVPLIAFGLYGNIIMVYLIVANRSLRTPTNMIIANMAVADLLTLAICPAMFMLNDFYQNYQLGCVGCKLEGFLVVVFLITAVLNLSAVSYDRLTAIVLPRETRLTMRGAQIVVVSTWISGILLASPLAFYRSYKVRIWKNFTERYCKENTAVLPKYWYVLITILVWLPLGIMLICYIAIFYKLDRYEKRLRSRENPLTVSYKRSVAKTLFIVVVVFAALRLPFTILVVLREKYYDEDISVGSGMQLFWYISQYLMFLNAAVNPLIYGFNNENFRRAYNQISWVRRCRETTKLRKESDPSDHCCYCAFMKKGKAAVKNAEEPKQPKTAEVESTELSTESYPTTKTTERIRDEPGDSLVPDIEADGFI, from the exons ATGACTACGTTCTCCACCGGCGAAGAA TTTGACTTTAGCAAGTGGGACTTCCCAGCGGAGCGCATCTGGCTACACAAGCCCGATGCCGAGATCACCTGGAAAATCTGCACCTTCGTGCCCCTGATAGCCTTCGGTTTGTATGGGAACATTATAATGGTCTATCTGATAGTCGCCAATCGCTCCCTGAGGACGCCCACGAACATGATCATAGCCAACATGGCAGTGGCCGATCTTCTCACGCTGGCCATCTGCCCGGCCATGTTCATGTTGAACGACTTCTATCAGAACTACCAGCTGGGCTGCGTGGGCTGCAAGCTGGAGGGCTTCCTGGTGGTGGTCTTCCTCATTACGGCGGTGCTCAATCTCTCAGCTGTTAGCTACGACCGCTTGACAGCCATCGTCCTGCCCAGGGAGACCCGTCTGACAATGAGGGGTGCCCAAATAGTGGTTGTATCCACCTGGATATCGGGCATCCTGCTGGCCTCGCCCTTGGCCTTCTATCGCTCCTACAAGGTGCGCATTTGGAAGAACTTCACCGAACGCTACTGCAAGGAGAACACGGCGGTTTTGCCAAAGTACTGGTACGTGTTGATCACCATTTTGGTGTGGCTTCCCCTGGGCATCATGCTCATCTGCTACATAGCAATTTTCTACAAG CTGGATCGCTATGAAAAGCGCCTCAGGAGCCGCGAAAATCCCCTGACAGTCAGCTACAAACGTAGTGTGGCCAAGACGCTCTTCATCGTGGTGGTGGTCTTTGCGGCACTCCGGCTTCCCTTCACCATTTTGGTGGTGCTGCGGGAGAAGTACTATGACGAGGATATATCCGTGGGCAGTGGCATGCAGCTCTTCTGGTACATCTCTCAGTACTTGATGTTCCTCAATGCCGCCGTCAATCCGCTCATCTACGGCTTCAACAACGAGAACTTCCGCAGGGCCTACAACCAGATCTCTTGGGTCCGTCGATGCCGAGAAACCACCAAACTAAGAAAGGAGTCGGATCCATCAGATCACTGTTGCTATTGTGCGTTTATGAAGAAGGGAAAAGCGGCCGTTAAAAATGCAGAGGAACCTAAACAACCCAAGACTGCAGAAGTGGAGAGTACAGAGTTGTCCACAGAAAGTTATCCGACAACCAAGACCACAGAGAGGATTCGGGATGAGCCGGGGGATTCCCTAGTGCCAGATATCGAAGCTGATggatttatttaa
- the LOC6495332 gene encoding RWD domain-containing protein 2A — MAEDEMETYRRCIGQQLEELELLNSIYCGPGELQMLDAGVVADFNEFLAEDKGKSFTDLPSHLEYIIKLNLSNSHSVEVRVELPHLYPLLERARVSVHSPLLGKSREQCLKTDVENYQNELPAEDAAEPYVFQLLSWLLEKIEELLKRPDSEFSEPKLPPAPPQPVTSHLERLWIYSHHIKSSAKRQELIRQARQLDLTGFSRPGKPGIICVEGDADNVQEFWRCIKALRWQKISVVRTEPRQRKRGFEDFSEQLFNEEDGVMGMGQFIRFLEAHGFAYMKSELFGLA; from the coding sequence ATGGCCGAGGATGAGATGGAAACCTATCGCCGCTGCATTGGCCAACagctggaggagctggagTTGCTGAACTCAATTTATTGTGGCCCCGGGGAGCTGCAGATGCTCGATGCCGGCGTGGTGGCTGATTTCAATGAGTTCCTAGCGGAAGATAAAGGAAAATCATTCACCGATCTGCCGTCGCACCTGGAGTACatcataaaattaaatctGAGCAACAGCCATAGCGTGGAGGTCAGGGTGGAACTGCCACATCTGTATCCGCTCTTGGAACGGGCGCGGGTTAGTGTGCACAGTCCACTCCTTGGCAAATCCCGGGAACAGTGCCTCAAGACTGATGTTGAAAATTACCAAAACGAACTGCCAGCtgaggatgctgcggagcccTACGTCTTTCAGCTACTCAGTTGGCTGCTGGAAAAGATCGAGGAGCTGCTTAAGCGACCGGATAGCGAGTTCTCAGAACCCAAGTTGCCTCCAGCTCCGCCTCAGCCAGTCACTAGCCACCTGGAACGCCTGTGGATCTACTCGCACCACATCAAGTCCTCTGCCAAGCGGCAGGAGCTGATACGTCAAGCTCGTCAGTTGGACTTGACCGGCTTCAGTCGTCCCGGCAAGCCCGGCATCATTTGCGTGGAAGGAGACGCCGACAACGTCCAGGAGTTCTGGCGCTGCATCAAGGCCCTGCGATGGCAAAAGATCAGCGTGGTGCGAACGGAACCGCGACAAAGGAAGCGCGGATTCGAAGACTTTAGCGAACAGCTCTTCAACGAGGAGGATGGTGTCATGGGCATGGGTCAGTTCATCCGATTCCTGGAGGCCCATGGCTTTGCTTACATGAAGTCTGAATTGTTTGGTTTAGCCTGA